From one Octopus bimaculoides isolate UCB-OBI-ISO-001 chromosome 1, ASM119413v2, whole genome shotgun sequence genomic stretch:
- the LOC106877865 gene encoding FUN14 domain-containing protein 1-like, protein MDEIGEHEQMDIIRYVPEHQWIKDVFQDVIGMSATKQSLVGGVTGWCTGMLISKAGKIAAATMGTTILLLQVAHHQDYVKFNWNKIEDSIQKAGRSIMKETKKTCPSFVSTTEALFKNNIVFASMFAGGFLMGFSF, encoded by the coding sequence ATGGATGAAATCGGAGAACACGAACAAATGGATATCATTCGATACGTTCCAGAACATCAATGGATCAAAGATGTTTTTCAAGACGTAATTGGAATGTCTGCCACTAAACAGAGTCTCGTTGGAGGAGTTACAGGCTGGTGTACGGGAATGCTGATTTCAAAAGCTGGCAAAATTGCTGCAGCAACTATGGGGACTACAATCTTGCTTTTACAAGTTGCTCATCACCAGGATTATGTAAAATTCAACTGGAATAAAATTGAAGACAGCATTCAGAAGGCTGGTCGATCTATTATGAAAGAAACCAAGAAAACTTGCCCTAGCTTTGTATCGACAACCGAAGcccttttcaaaaataatattgtatttgcGTCGATGTTTGCTGGTGGTTTTCTAATGGGCTTTTCGTTTTGA